In the genome of Mycobacterium kansasii ATCC 12478, one region contains:
- a CDS encoding cytochrome P450: protein MSSAGLRTCSIDASTFFGAECLQDPYPLYERMHATGTVHRIADSSFYAVCGWDAVHDAISRPEDFSSNLTATMTYTADGTVKPFEMDALGGPTHVLATADDPAHALHRKFLVRHLAAKRIRAIEQFAAQTASRLWVDGLRDGHIEWMGAMANRLPMMVVASLIGVPDADAAQLVKWGYAATQLLEGLVSHEQLAAAGVAVMELSGYISDQFSRAAAGPQDNLLGELAAACTSGEIDTLTAQVMMVTLFAAGGESTASLLGSATWILATRPDIQRQVRDDPDLLGAFLEETLRYEAPFRGHYRHVRHDTSLAGVDLPADSHLLLLWGAANRDPAQFEIPGEFRLDRGRGKSHISFGKGAHFCVGAALARLEAQIVVRQLLERTSVIEAADVGQWLPSILVRRLERLELTVR, encoded by the coding sequence ATGAGTTCCGCCGGACTCCGTACATGCTCCATCGATGCCAGCACCTTCTTCGGTGCCGAATGCCTGCAAGATCCCTACCCTCTCTACGAGCGCATGCATGCCACCGGAACGGTCCACCGCATCGCTGACTCCTCGTTCTATGCGGTATGCGGTTGGGATGCCGTGCACGACGCCATCAGCCGCCCCGAGGACTTCTCCTCGAATCTGACCGCCACGATGACCTACACGGCCGACGGAACCGTCAAGCCGTTCGAGATGGATGCGCTCGGCGGGCCGACCCATGTGCTGGCCACCGCCGACGATCCTGCCCACGCACTGCATCGCAAATTCTTGGTGCGCCACTTGGCGGCCAAGCGAATCCGCGCCATCGAACAGTTTGCCGCCCAGACCGCAAGCCGGCTCTGGGTCGACGGCCTGCGCGACGGCCACATCGAATGGATGGGCGCGATGGCCAACCGGCTGCCGATGATGGTCGTGGCTTCGCTCATCGGTGTGCCCGACGCGGACGCGGCCCAGCTGGTGAAGTGGGGATACGCGGCCACGCAACTGCTCGAAGGGTTGGTCAGTCACGAGCAACTCGCCGCCGCGGGCGTCGCCGTGATGGAGCTCAGCGGCTACATCTCCGACCAATTCAGCCGGGCGGCCGCCGGTCCGCAGGACAACTTGCTGGGGGAGCTTGCCGCCGCCTGCACATCAGGCGAAATCGACACGCTCACCGCCCAAGTCATGATGGTCACCCTGTTCGCCGCGGGGGGAGAGTCGACCGCCTCGTTGCTGGGCAGTGCGACCTGGATACTGGCAACCCGTCCCGACATCCAGCGGCAGGTGCGCGACGACCCGGACCTGCTCGGAGCATTTCTCGAGGAAACACTGCGCTACGAGGCGCCTTTTCGGGGTCACTACCGGCACGTGCGACACGACACCAGCCTGGCCGGGGTCGACCTGCCGGCTGACTCGCACCTGCTGCTGTTGTGGGGAGCGGCCAATCGCGACCCGGCTCAGTTCGAAATACCAGGTGAATTCCGCCTTGACCGCGGACGAGGCAAGAGCCACATCAGTTTCGGGAAGGGCGCGCATTTCTGCGTCGGTGCAGCGCTTGCACGCCTGGAGGCCCAGATCGTCGTGCGTCAGCTGCTCGAACGAACGTCGGTGATCGAGGCGGCCGATGTCGGGCAGTGGTTGCCGAGCATCCTGGTCCGCCGCCTCGAACGTCTCGAATTGACTGTGCGGTAA
- a CDS encoding nuclear transport factor 2 family protein: MPPPESLAPADRLALSDLVHRFAARVDDREFDAAAALFTAAAELTTPDPPATLTPVHSHRGQLAIATAIAAVAQTMRTEHAIVGEVYDQAPRPGVARGRITCIAHHWSRRGDDLVDVVWHLRYDDEYRLTESVWRIGSRALTINAIETRPVRRLLPRDQPPPA, from the coding sequence ATGCCCCCTCCTGAGTCCCTTGCGCCGGCCGATCGGCTGGCCCTCAGCGATCTGGTGCACCGGTTTGCGGCCCGCGTCGATGACCGCGAATTCGACGCTGCGGCCGCCCTTTTCACCGCGGCAGCCGAGCTGACGACACCCGACCCGCCCGCCACACTGACACCGGTCCATTCGCACCGGGGCCAACTGGCCATCGCCACCGCCATAGCGGCCGTCGCCCAAACCATGCGTACCGAACACGCGATCGTCGGGGAGGTCTATGACCAGGCCCCGCGGCCGGGTGTCGCGCGAGGGCGCATCACCTGCATCGCGCACCATTGGAGCCGGCGCGGCGATGACCTGGTCGACGTGGTGTGGCATCTGCGCTACGACGACGAGTACCGGCTGACCGAATCGGTCTGGCGAATCGGCAGCCGCGCCTTGACAATCAACGCCATTGAAACCCGGCCGGTACGCCGATTGCTGCCGCGCGACCAACCGCCGCCGGCGTGA
- a CDS encoding DUF4407 domain-containing protein: protein MRAHENPDQRSVVTRIEGLLTWLGGGHWGELGERHERSTHAVAGAVVAFGSGLAWLVASLALSEATSWPTWAVVAVTLVFALLVGAVVRGTAGGPGRGRSGIAGRAGVALAVGVVVGELAALVAFSGAINQRLDERALRNADAVPAVSQASASLQQSRATRAALDNGVEQARGHLDTALVVARCEYHPTPGCPQTRITGVPGQGPETRTANELLADAQRELDNALAARDRQAPDLDARVREDQEALNAARHAAVADAGRGLGTRWVAMNDITLASAGALVLRALLIAFFALVYLLPLILWLWRGETTHDRHAAARAERDRAELEAETAIAIKRAEVRRAAEIMWAEHQLTQTRLAIEAQAEIDREQQRRRVVEALELPVRASSQRHFEAVEPVEEVEEDMYLPIAAEAEAASRAVAQLPAGTADHLAQTPEQLPAQVDSSGTVATDETERGGPLIPSIPDATKAAARWIRPLMPPFVARVIDNTTQPLRTARQVFEEVEEIAFSFKRTRKVTVNSESSDSSNSTRDQPTPQSPVAEAPAGVNRIESSRGEADTGSYDGSHEGLSPNERYRPLERSPEDLAGLSTGSTGRANRRELVGRDGPAELRSPDGPRQLPPGK from the coding sequence ATGCGCGCCCACGAAAATCCTGATCAGCGCTCGGTCGTCACCCGGATCGAGGGTCTGCTGACCTGGCTCGGCGGCGGACACTGGGGTGAACTCGGTGAGCGTCACGAGCGGTCCACCCACGCCGTTGCCGGCGCCGTGGTGGCCTTCGGATCCGGGCTGGCCTGGCTCGTGGCGAGCTTGGCGCTGAGCGAAGCGACGAGCTGGCCCACCTGGGCCGTCGTTGCCGTGACCCTGGTGTTCGCCCTACTGGTCGGCGCGGTGGTCCGGGGTACCGCCGGCGGACCAGGCCGGGGCCGGTCCGGCATCGCGGGACGCGCCGGGGTCGCTCTCGCCGTCGGTGTCGTAGTCGGCGAGCTCGCCGCGCTGGTTGCGTTTTCCGGTGCCATCAACCAGCGCCTCGACGAACGGGCGCTGCGCAACGCCGACGCCGTGCCCGCTGTCTCGCAGGCGTCGGCGTCGCTGCAACAGTCCCGTGCTACGCGGGCCGCGCTCGACAACGGGGTCGAACAGGCTCGGGGGCATCTGGACACGGCTCTGGTGGTCGCGCGCTGCGAATACCACCCCACACCGGGTTGCCCGCAGACCAGGATCACGGGCGTTCCCGGTCAGGGACCCGAAACGCGAACGGCCAACGAGCTTCTCGCCGATGCGCAGCGTGAATTGGACAATGCGTTGGCGGCTCGCGACCGTCAGGCACCCGACCTCGACGCCAGGGTGCGGGAGGACCAGGAGGCCCTCAACGCGGCTCGCCACGCGGCGGTGGCCGACGCGGGTCGCGGGCTGGGCACGCGCTGGGTCGCGATGAACGACATAACCCTCGCCAGCGCAGGTGCGTTGGTGCTGCGGGCGCTGCTGATCGCGTTCTTCGCGCTGGTGTATCTGCTGCCGTTGATCCTGTGGCTATGGCGTGGTGAGACGACACATGACCGCCACGCGGCCGCGCGCGCCGAGCGGGACCGCGCCGAACTCGAGGCCGAGACCGCCATCGCGATCAAACGCGCCGAAGTTCGCCGCGCTGCCGAAATCATGTGGGCCGAGCATCAACTGACCCAGACCCGCCTGGCGATCGAGGCACAGGCCGAAATCGACCGGGAACAGCAACGCCGTCGTGTCGTCGAAGCGCTGGAGCTTCCGGTGCGCGCGTCGTCGCAGCGTCATTTCGAGGCAGTCGAGCCAGTCGAGGAAGTAGAGGAAGACATGTATCTGCCTATCGCGGCCGAAGCAGAGGCCGCCAGCCGCGCCGTCGCCCAATTGCCGGCTGGAACAGCGGATCACCTCGCTCAAACCCCGGAACAGCTTCCGGCGCAGGTCGACTCGAGCGGCACCGTGGCAACGGACGAGACCGAGCGCGGCGGCCCGCTGATTCCGTCGATTCCGGACGCCACCAAGGCTGCGGCGCGATGGATTCGGCCGTTGATGCCCCCGTTCGTGGCGCGGGTGATCGACAACACCACCCAGCCGCTGCGCACCGCACGTCAGGTGTTCGAAGAGGTCGAAGAAATCGCGTTTTCGTTCAAGCGCACCCGCAAGGTCACCGTCAACTCCGAAAGTTCCGATAGCTCCAACAGCACACGTGACCAGCCGACGCCTCAATCCCCCGTTGCTGAGGCCCCGGCCGGCGTGAACCGTATCGAATCGTCACGTGGCGAGGCCGATACCGGCAGCTACGACGGAAGCCATGAGGGACTGAGCCCCAACGAGCGATACCGGCCGTTGGAGCGATCTCCGGAAGATCTGGCTGGCTTATCGACGGGATCGACCGGACGTGCTAACCGGCGTGAGCTAGTCGGGCGGGATGGGCCGGCCGAGTTGCGTTCCCCCGATGGTCCGCGTCAGCTGCCGCCTGGTAAGTAA
- the malQ gene encoding 4-alpha-glucanotransferase: MTELAPSLVELARRLGIATEYQDWTGHDVRVSAETLVAVLAAFGVAARTEEERNTALAEQLRSYWARPLPATIVARAGAPTRFWVHVTHGAPADVWLRLEGGTIRGGVQQIDNFTPPFELDGRWIGEASFVLPADLPLGYHRVQLCSGDDENSTALIVTPDWVGLPEKLGNHRAWGLATQLYSVRSRRSWGIGDLTDLADLALWSAYRHGADYVLVNPLHAAAPTTPMEPSPYLPTSRRYFNPLYLRVEAIPEFGELAKRSRVRQLRTDVQRRADRRDTIDRDSAWRAKRKALELIYRVPRSAGRELAYAAFRSREGRALDDFATWCALAEKYGGDWHRWPKSLRHPDATGVAGFVDKHADAIDFHRWLQWQLDEQLAAAQSGATRAGMSLGIMHDLAVGVHPDGADAWALQDVLALGVTAGAPPDEFNQLGQDWSQPPWRPDRLDEQEYRPFRALIRAVLRHAGGVRIDHIIGLFRLWWIPAGAAPTHGTYVRYDHEAMIGIVALEAHRAEAVVVGEDLGTVEPWVRDYLFLRGLLGTSILWFELDRDGNGDPLPAERWREYCLSSVTTHDLPPTAGYLAGDHVRLRESLGLLTRPVEAELEAHRTDQDAWTAELRRVGLLADGAEADPEQTLLALYRYLGRTPSRLLGVALTDAVGDRRTQNQPGTTDEYPNWRVPLTGPDGRQVLIEDIFTDKRAATLAGVMRAVTAPAVT, from the coding sequence ATGACTGAGCTCGCGCCGTCGCTGGTCGAACTTGCCCGTCGACTCGGCATCGCCACCGAATACCAGGACTGGACCGGCCACGACGTGCGTGTCTCCGCGGAAACGCTGGTGGCCGTGCTGGCTGCGTTCGGCGTTGCCGCCCGCACCGAGGAGGAGCGCAACACCGCACTCGCCGAGCAACTCCGGTCGTACTGGGCCCGTCCGCTGCCGGCCACCATCGTCGCTCGCGCCGGGGCGCCGACACGGTTCTGGGTGCATGTGACTCACGGCGCGCCCGCCGACGTGTGGTTGCGCCTCGAGGGCGGCACGATACGCGGCGGGGTGCAGCAGATCGACAACTTCACCCCGCCATTCGAGCTGGACGGACGCTGGATCGGCGAAGCGAGCTTCGTGCTGCCCGCCGATCTACCGCTCGGGTATCACCGCGTGCAGCTGTGCTCCGGCGACGACGAGAACAGCACCGCGCTCATCGTCACGCCGGACTGGGTCGGACTGCCGGAGAAGCTCGGCAACCACCGAGCCTGGGGCCTGGCCACCCAGCTTTACAGTGTGCGGTCCCGACGGTCGTGGGGCATCGGCGATCTCACCGACCTGGCTGACCTGGCACTGTGGTCGGCCTACCGGCACGGCGCCGACTATGTCCTGGTCAATCCGCTGCATGCGGCGGCACCGACAACACCCATGGAGCCGTCGCCGTACCTGCCGACCTCGCGGCGCTACTTCAACCCGCTGTACCTGCGTGTGGAGGCTATTCCGGAGTTCGGCGAGCTGGCCAAGCGCAGCCGAGTCCGGCAACTGCGCACCGACGTGCAGCGGCGGGCGGACCGGCGCGACACCATCGACCGGGACAGCGCGTGGCGGGCCAAGCGCAAGGCTCTCGAGCTGATCTACCGGGTGCCACGATCCGCAGGTCGTGAGCTGGCCTACGCCGCGTTCCGGTCCCGGGAGGGCCGCGCCCTGGACGACTTCGCCACCTGGTGCGCACTTGCCGAAAAGTACGGCGGTGACTGGCATCGATGGCCGAAGTCATTGCGGCACCCCGATGCCACCGGCGTTGCCGGTTTCGTGGACAAACACGCCGACGCGATCGATTTCCACCGGTGGCTGCAATGGCAGCTCGACGAACAGCTCGCCGCGGCGCAGTCCGGGGCCACCCGGGCCGGAATGTCGTTGGGCATCATGCATGACCTCGCCGTGGGCGTCCACCCCGACGGGGCCGACGCATGGGCCCTGCAGGACGTGCTCGCGTTGGGCGTGACCGCCGGCGCGCCACCGGATGAGTTCAATCAGCTCGGCCAGGACTGGTCTCAGCCGCCGTGGCGACCCGACCGGCTCGATGAGCAGGAGTATCGACCGTTTCGCGCTCTCATCCGGGCTGTGCTGCGGCACGCGGGCGGAGTCCGGATCGACCACATCATCGGGCTGTTCCGGCTGTGGTGGATCCCAGCGGGAGCGGCGCCGACTCATGGCACGTATGTGCGATACGACCACGAGGCGATGATCGGCATCGTCGCGCTGGAAGCGCATCGGGCCGAGGCGGTCGTCGTCGGGGAGGATCTCGGCACCGTCGAACCGTGGGTGCGCGACTATCTATTCCTGCGCGGCCTGCTGGGCACCTCAATTCTCTGGTTCGAGCTGGATCGGGACGGAAATGGCGATCCGCTGCCGGCCGAGCGCTGGCGCGAGTACTGCTTGTCGTCGGTCACCACTCACGACCTGCCGCCGACGGCCGGGTATCTGGCCGGCGACCACGTGCGGCTGCGCGAGTCTCTCGGTTTGTTGACCCGGCCGGTGGAAGCCGAACTCGAAGCACATCGGACCGATCAGGACGCCTGGACAGCGGAATTGCGACGGGTCGGCCTGTTGGCGGACGGGGCTGAAGCCGACCCGGAGCAGACCCTGTTGGCCCTCTATCGATATCTCGGCCGAACGCCGTCACGCCTGTTGGGAGTGGCATTGACCGACGCGGTCGGCGATCGGCGGACGCAGAATCAGCCGGGAACTACCGACGAGTACCCCAACTGGCGGGTTCCACTGACCGGTCCCGACGGCAGGCAGGTGCTCATCGAGGACATTTTCACGGACAAGAGGGCAGCAACCTTGGCCGGCGTGATGCGAGCCGTGACGGCTCCCGCAGTCACCTGA
- the eccB gene encoding type VII secretion protein EccB produces MAEESRGQRGSGYGLGLSTRTQVTGYQFLARRTAMALTRWRVRMEIEPGRRQTLAVVASVSAALVICLGALLWSFISPSGQLNESPIIADRDSGALFVRVGDRLYPALNLASARLITGRPDNPHLVKGSQIANQPHGPLVGIPGAPNQFYPKSPPASSWLVCDTVSTSSSLGSSQGVSVTVIDGTPDLSSHRRVLKGSDAVVLNYGGDAWVIREGRRSRIDATNRSVLLPLGLTPEQVSQARPMSHALYDALPVGPELLVPEVPNAGAPATFPGAPGPVGTVLVTPQISGPQQYSLVLADGVQTLPPLVAQIMQNAGRPGNTKPVTVEPSALAKMPVVNRIDLSAYPDEPLNVLDIRENPSTCWWWERTRGENRARIKVISGPTIPVATHEMHKVVDLVKADMSGREADHVYFGPDYANFVAVTGNNPAAQTTESLWWLTDAGARFGVEDTKEAREALGLSLAPSMAPWVALRLLPQGPTLSRADALVEHDTLPMDMTPAELVVPK; encoded by the coding sequence GTGGCTGAAGAGAGCCGCGGGCAGCGGGGGTCGGGGTACGGCCTCGGATTGTCCACGCGGACCCAGGTAACGGGTTATCAGTTCCTGGCGCGCCGAACCGCGATGGCATTGACCCGCTGGCGGGTGCGCATGGAGATCGAACCCGGCCGGCGGCAGACGCTGGCGGTGGTGGCGTCGGTGTCTGCGGCCCTGGTGATCTGCCTGGGCGCGTTGCTGTGGTCGTTCATCAGCCCGTCGGGCCAGTTGAACGAGTCGCCGATCATCGCCGACCGGGATTCCGGTGCGCTCTTCGTCCGGGTAGGGGATCGGTTGTATCCCGCGCTGAACTTGGCATCGGCACGGCTGATCACCGGGCGGCCGGACAACCCGCATCTGGTCAAGGGAAGCCAGATTGCCAACCAGCCGCACGGCCCACTGGTGGGCATCCCGGGCGCGCCGAATCAGTTCTATCCGAAGAGTCCGCCGGCGTCGTCGTGGCTGGTGTGTGACACCGTGTCCACCTCGTCGAGCCTCGGGTCGTCGCAAGGTGTCTCCGTCACCGTCATTGACGGCACCCCCGATCTCAGCAGCCACCGGCGGGTATTGAAGGGTTCCGACGCCGTGGTGCTCAACTATGGGGGAGACGCCTGGGTGATCCGTGAGGGGCGCCGGTCCCGCATCGACGCCACGAACCGGTCGGTGCTGCTGCCGCTGGGGTTGACGCCGGAACAGGTCAGTCAGGCCCGACCGATGAGCCATGCGCTCTACGACGCCCTGCCGGTGGGGCCAGAGCTGCTGGTGCCCGAAGTACCCAACGCGGGTGCGCCGGCGACTTTCCCTGGTGCTCCCGGTCCGGTGGGCACGGTCCTCGTCACGCCGCAAATCAGTGGGCCGCAACAGTATTCGCTGGTCTTGGCCGACGGGGTGCAGACCCTGCCGCCGTTGGTGGCGCAGATCATGCAGAACGCCGGGCGGCCGGGGAACACCAAGCCGGTGACGGTAGAACCCTCGGCGTTGGCCAAGATGCCCGTCGTCAACAGGATCGATCTGTCCGCCTACCCGGATGAACCGCTCAATGTGCTGGACATCCGGGAAAATCCGTCGACGTGCTGGTGGTGGGAGCGGACCAGGGGTGAGAATCGGGCCCGCATCAAGGTGATCTCCGGGCCTACCATCCCGGTCGCGACCCATGAAATGCACAAGGTGGTTGATCTGGTGAAGGCCGACATGAGCGGCCGCGAGGCCGACCATGTCTATTTCGGACCCGACTACGCCAACTTCGTCGCTGTCACCGGCAATAACCCCGCCGCTCAGACCACTGAATCGCTGTGGTGGCTCACTGACGCGGGCGCGCGGTTCGGGGTGGAGGACACCAAGGAAGCCCGCGAGGCGTTGGGTCTGAGCCTGGCCCCGAGCATGGCCCCGTGGGTTGCGCTGCGACTGCTGCCGCAGGGTCCCACGCTGTCCAGAGCCGATGCGCTGGTCGAACACGACACCCTGCCCATGGACATGACCCCCGCAGAATTGGTGGTACCCAAGTGA
- a CDS encoding DUF6941 family protein encodes MKVSLLLADAAQADPQSGKVHALGLGWRQCQTPTPPFALVLFLDIDWDETNRQHKLTCQLLTTDGDPVVVTGPHGPQPMLFEAAAEAGRMPGAIHGTSVRMPLALSIPPGIPLEPGLYEWRVEVEGFEHATAVEAFIVTGGGHSPMPYD; translated from the coding sequence ATGAAGGTCAGCCTTTTACTGGCGGACGCAGCGCAGGCCGACCCCCAGTCCGGTAAGGTCCACGCCCTCGGGCTGGGCTGGCGACAATGCCAAACACCCACTCCTCCTTTCGCTTTGGTGCTTTTTTTGGACATCGACTGGGATGAGACCAACCGACAGCACAAGTTGACGTGCCAACTGCTGACCACCGATGGAGATCCGGTGGTAGTGACGGGGCCGCATGGCCCGCAGCCCATGCTGTTCGAAGCCGCCGCCGAGGCAGGCCGGATGCCCGGAGCGATCCACGGCACTTCGGTCCGGATGCCGCTTGCCCTCAGTATCCCGCCTGGAATTCCGTTGGAACCGGGACTCTACGAGTGGCGGGTGGAGGTGGAAGGCTTCGAGCACGCCACGGCGGTTGAGGCTTTCATCGTGACCGGCGGAGGCCATTCGCCGATGCCTTACGACTGA
- a CDS encoding LLM class F420-dependent oxidoreductase yields the protein MTATPSVAVVAPVADGVTADPDWMTAFALHLEACNFESIIVAEHTVLFTTYDSVYPYDRSGRVGLAADCPIPDPLDLLGFLAGRTTRLGLATGVLVLPNHHPVVLAKRAATIDALSGGRLRLCVGVGWLKEELEACGAEFDSRGRRADEQLAVLRTLWAGEPHGASHHGEFFSFDNAMCYPKPVGRLPIHIGGHSRAAARRAGRFGDGLQPLGVAGPQLAALIALMRAEASSAGRDPASLEVSLGHLVTKIDSERAARLVDAGADRIVLGMPSTTDIEHAKDVVSACAQRLGLAS from the coding sequence ATGACGGCCACGCCCTCGGTGGCGGTAGTCGCCCCGGTTGCCGACGGCGTCACCGCGGACCCGGACTGGATGACCGCCTTCGCGCTACACCTCGAAGCTTGCAACTTCGAATCAATCATCGTGGCTGAGCACACCGTGCTTTTCACCACGTACGACAGCGTGTACCCGTATGACCGTTCCGGGCGGGTTGGGCTGGCCGCGGATTGCCCGATTCCCGACCCGCTCGATCTGCTCGGGTTTCTCGCCGGCCGGACGACGCGGCTCGGTTTGGCCACCGGAGTCTTAGTGCTGCCCAACCATCACCCCGTGGTGCTGGCCAAACGCGCTGCGACGATCGATGCCCTCTCCGGCGGCCGGCTGCGGCTGTGTGTGGGTGTGGGATGGCTCAAGGAAGAGCTCGAGGCCTGCGGCGCGGAGTTCGACAGCCGGGGCCGCAGGGCCGATGAACAGTTGGCGGTGCTGCGGACACTGTGGGCCGGCGAACCGCACGGCGCTTCTCACCACGGCGAGTTCTTCAGCTTCGACAACGCCATGTGCTACCCCAAACCGGTTGGGCGGCTTCCGATTCACATCGGCGGCCACAGCCGGGCGGCCGCGCGCCGGGCCGGGCGCTTCGGCGATGGCCTCCAGCCACTCGGCGTGGCCGGGCCGCAACTCGCTGCGCTGATCGCGCTGATGCGTGCGGAGGCGTCCTCGGCCGGCCGCGATCCGGCGTCTCTGGAGGTCTCTTTGGGCCACCTGGTGACCAAGATCGACAGCGAACGCGCGGCCCGCCTGGTCGATGCGGGCGCCGACCGGATCGTGCTGGGCATGCCGTCGACCACCGATATCGAGCATGCCAAAGACGTCGTGTCGGCGTGCGCTCAGCGTCTGGGATTGGCGTCGTGA
- a CDS encoding type II toxin-antitoxin system Rv0910 family toxin, translating into MARVEVSTSSNVDPDSAWKIASDLHRFDDWMTIFGGWRGEVPSTIDEGVRVSSLIKVKGFRNVVHWTVTEYDEPTSIQLHGCGRGGIRIAVAVTVTANHPGSDFHLTADLKGGLLGGPVGRLVARVLRREIQNSVDNLAALQ; encoded by the coding sequence ATGGCGCGTGTGGAGGTGTCAACGTCATCCAACGTCGATCCGGACTCCGCCTGGAAAATCGCCTCCGACCTGCACCGATTCGACGACTGGATGACGATATTCGGGGGGTGGCGCGGGGAGGTGCCGTCGACGATCGACGAGGGCGTCCGCGTCTCGTCACTGATCAAGGTGAAGGGTTTCCGCAACGTCGTGCACTGGACGGTCACCGAGTACGACGAGCCGACCTCGATCCAACTGCATGGCTGCGGTCGGGGCGGAATCCGCATCGCTGTCGCGGTGACCGTCACCGCCAACCATCCGGGGTCGGATTTCCATCTGACGGCTGACCTGAAAGGCGGTCTGCTCGGCGGGCCGGTTGGGCGGCTCGTCGCCAGAGTTCTGCGCCGCGAGATTCAGAACTCGGTGGACAACCTCGCAGCTTTGCAGTAG